Sequence from the Bacteroidota bacterium genome:
GCTCTTCGCCCTCATCGACGGTCAGGTGCGTTTTAGCCGCGGCGCCAAAGATCGGACCTTTGTGCACGTAGATCCGCTCTGACGAAAGCCTTTCTCGTATGCAAGCAAGGCCGGCCTCCCTTGGAGGCCGGCTTTTTTGCCTCGAGTTCGCTGTAAAGCTAAATTACAGCCGAGACATCTCCGGCTTGTAAAGAGGGGGGCTCTTTGAGCAAGCCTGTTTCTGTGCAAGCCAAGGCTTTAAAGCAACTTAGCTTTTGGGAGGAGCAACAGCCTAGGATGCGGCTCTCGGATTTAGAAAATTGGCTCTGGGACGCTGCCTGCGCAATCCGGGGGCCAGTGGATGCGCCAAAGTTTAAAGACTACATCCTGCCGCTGGTCTTCCTCAAGCGCCTCTCGGACGTCTTCGAGGACGAGCTTCATCGCCTCTCCGAGGAGTTCGGCAGTACGGAAGTGGCGCAGCGTCTCGTGGAAGAGGAGCGCGCGCACGGGAAGATCACCTTAGTGCGCTTCTACATCCCCGAAAATGCCCGCTGGGAGGCGATCCGCCGCCGCGCGACCAGTGGGCTGGGGCAAT
This genomic interval carries:
- a CDS encoding type I restriction-modification system subunit M N-terminal domain-containing protein; the protein is MRLSDLENWLWDAACAIRGPVDAPKFKDYILPLVFLKRLSDVFEDELHRLSEEFGSTEVAQRLVEEERAHGKITLVRFYIPENARWEAIRRRATSGLGQYLTDAVRAVARENPMLSGVIDMVDFNATAAGQRIVPDEYLARLIDVLSRHRLG